Genomic DNA from Epinephelus fuscoguttatus linkage group LG14, E.fuscoguttatus.final_Chr_v1:
TGAGTGATTGGCCTGGCAGTGGGTTGTGGGCGGTGGGTGGGAAGGGAGTTGACATTCAGATGTGACAATcaatgttttgtctgttttttctttacctGATGCTGTATACCACACTGTCTTGCTAAATAAAGTTGGGAAAAAAACCTTTGAAACCTGAAGACACTGGTTTGATTTGTttcaaaaatgtgcaaaaaggcAATAAGCAACTTGGCAAGAAATGTCCGGCAAACTGCAGGGAAATAGTAAAATGTTACAAGAAAAATAACCcaaaagagaaaacagagagagaggggaaattattaaaaaaaatgttttaaaaaatgaaagaaaaaaaagctctgaaaaatgtatacatttttgcaattatatttttaaaatttaatttatttatttttcaggacATTTTGCTGTAACTTTgactaatttcttgctaatttttgtgtcatttcattTCAAGCAACTCTCATCTTTCTTACATTtcacacagcagaaaaaaattgaacatccacaactccgcctccctccaaagtcccatccccctcctccattatgtCCTCAtcacgtctatgatagacgtaggcgctggcaaggtaacgttagatacacagaagaggagagcgagtgtaaagttacaaccaagacagtcaaacacaaccccggagttttaaaactcaaccggagtcagtgatgactgatgagttttagaataaggtcacagtgctaatgttagatagtagcgttaatgTTGCTAGTAAGTGGAAaagcacaaggaagataacgttagccattagcaactggatgctgtgttgtcatatataatgttatatgttatattagaagcaaactgaacataactgcacagtcaaacgcaaccccagaGCTTTGAAACGTATCCagggtcagtgatgactgatgagttttataatataacgtaaacgctaacgttagatagtactggtgactggcaacaaacaaggaagATAATGCTGCGcgagcggttacgtcagtcggaggcctccacgtggggaagacagacaggacaggagaaaactccATCCAATCACTGCATTCGGAccgagtttttatctctggtggaattcacttacatttcagtgtgccatcagtgtattaatagcattttaacctaaacaatgAAAAGTGTAACATTTCCAGAAAGGcaagtgttgctttaaagttgctcaatgcctttttttgtgtttcttgatTGCACGTTgctcaggttttaaagggttaaatcagtaaaacactcaataaagcagtttcatatttaaaatcagtttctccgtcactgtttggcatgtcagagacaagCTGCTAGCCCAACACCCGCTAATCTGTGCTGCcctgtttctctgataacttttGATCCAAATGTTCAGGTTTACCGTGAtctaaattatccacagaggtgttttcttctccaaaacaaacagatgagCTGATTtgaaccggtaaaaacactgaataaagcagtttcaggttaaaataatttgtgttttcCCGACACTCATcacagaggagctgctaactacggtagccgatgtgaaaacatgaatgttttcatgttcatgtttttttgaaTTGTACATTTCTAACATTATTTCATTTCTTCTTAGTCTGGAACTCAAGTTCAGTTCTGCAGTctttactttatttactttgttttatgtattttgttgTATAACAGGGCAGGTATCTTTATAAGTCATTGTTTGAATTCCaacctctcctgcacaatgttttaactttaatttattttttttttttcctgtattttctcatgtatgtgcaaataaactcaaataaactaaactaaatttaGGCCTTATTTTCTAATATAATTAATTCAATGtctgaaaagacttttaaaagatCTACAGGAACCCTGGTACATTTCACCTCTGTCTGCTTCAGTGctcctcagtttcctgttgctgaataactgtttttatttttatttatttgcctCATTTATCTGCTCTCACTGTCCTCTCAAGCTCTTAAatgtaatgttattattatggaGGTCAGCTGTGATAGTCATGTCATGGTCAgtcacatgtttgtgtgtgtgtgtgtgtgtgtgtgtgtgtgtgtgtgtgtgtgtccatgtgaaCGGATTAGGATCAGGGATTAGAGACAGATGTAAACCACAAGTCCAGATCCAATCGCATTCTGCTGCCATCCCATCACACAGCACCAAAAGTCACGGTTAGGGTCAAGATTAAGCACGCCCCGCCTCCTCTAGAGCCTGACCTCAATCCTATTGGTCCACCCTCTGACTGACGGCGCTGTCGTCCAATAGGAGCAGAGGACAGGGACCGTGTGGAAACCGCTGCGCAGATGTGTGTGAAGAAGACAGCGCAGGTTTTAGTGAGAGCAGGAAAAGCTTGTGAGAGGAGGGAGTCACgaactgctgctgaggcacCAACACACGAAAGGTGAGAACTGCATTATGtcattattacattatatatatattattattactggaGCATTTGGTCTGTGTGGCTCTTGTTTGTGTGCTGTCTGTTTAAAATCCTCTAAATGTTCTTAgttattttacacacaaaaaaggcTTTAAAGGTATTTTTCAGGATGTATTTCAATAATTTataagcttttattttatttctattgtcCTTGTTGTTTGTGTGCAGCCTTTTAAAATTTCTCTCAGCCTGCGTAGTCAGATGTTTAACACTAAATAGGCCTGTAAAGTATATTTGATGGTATAATTTAATCATTTACAGGCAGGTGTCAGTCTCTAAGGTCTTTACTGTTTGTGTGCAGCCTGTTTTAAATCCTCCCCGGCCTGCTTACTCTGctgttttactgtaaatgcCAGTATGTTAATGTAGATGTGTCTGCTTTCACTTCTGGGCCTCTCCTGCAGGCTTGTCCTTCATTACAAGCTTTAATCAGACTAACTGAGGTCTTGCAGTCGGAGCTGTGATGTTTTGTGGGATCTATTCTGCATGAAATTTGACCCAGAGTCTCGTAGAATCgagcacagaggagaggaaagctctgtcctgacctggTAGTTTAGAGGTCATTCATTTGGCTCAGCTCTCTCGTGTcaaggtgctttttttttcctctcacaccAACTTCCTTGTCTTGTTAATCTGCAATCCCTCATCACTTTACACTTAAATGCATGCTTGGAAACAATACACACAAACTTCCCACATTCCTGTGAAGGCCCGAACATGACGCAgaatatagtgtgtgtgtgtgtgtgtgtgtgtgtgtgtgagagaggtaAAGCTCGGCCTCTGAAGGCTAATGATACAGAGAGGAAGACTTTGCTCTTTGGTTCCTGCGTCTGACATTTATTCCAGACTGCTGCTGTCCCACGTTTACACTAAACTTTGACGCACTGCTTGGTTTGTCGTGGCCGGCGATGGCAGATTATTGTGTGGAGACATTCCCTCTGACTGAACCTGTCAACAGATTACTCCACCTAACTGTTTAGGTACAAACAAGGTGAAGGTTTAAAGGGGTATTCATTACAAAACAAAGAGTGCCTGAGGTTTATATTTGACCCTGAGATGCAGCAGAGTGTGAGGGTGTGTTTGGACTGAGGcgttttagactttaatgttGCACATTTATTGTTCAGATATTAAACTGGACTCTGGAGATGATTAATCAGTGACTAGTCCGGGCCGGATGCCCGTATTCTTACACCAGACAGCTGCAACCTTGAGACTAAGCGTCGTCCTCCACTTGAAAAGGAGCAAAAGTGCTGCAGCTGTGCAGAGAAAGAGACGCatccttttaaaaatgtttcttgaaactgaaaagaagcggaaatgtttttttaatttccccCACGACTGCAGCATGGCTGATCGTCACTTTCGCTTTCAGTGTTTTCTGGGTACTTTCTCGTCTCACACGGAgtaacagacaaacacagaaacagggAATGGGCCCTGGTGCCTCGCCAGCTGAAGTGTTCACTAAAATGTAGGAGTGTGTGTTGACTACTGAAGCACCACTTTGCAAAATGACACAGTGCAAAACTGGCACAGGTATCAGGAGTGAAATAATGTTTGTCACCATGGACTGTAAAAATACCGGACGTACCTTCTGTGACATCAcccgttggtttgtggactcctgttttgaggTCTTGAGTTTGACATTCCGGCTGTCGCcttcttggttttttggaggcAGAGGTGACCATGTTTGGGAAAAAGGgtggcgctgtggaggagcgagtgGTGGATCTAACTCGTATTATGCTGCCTCGCCGTTCTATATATAAGGTATGATCGTCAAATGGGGGAACAGAGTTGTCTGACCTTCAAGCCGCCACGAGAGGTGGTAACAGCGCcaaaacaatgtctgtataaacaggtcAGCTGTCAGGACAGGTCAGAGTCCTGCAGCGGGTCGGACAGGTAATCTGCAAAAAACAGTGTAAGGGGTTAAAATATGTACATGTATAACTTCATGGGTACGAGTCAAAATGAAGTACACGTGGGCAGGCAGCAGACAAGAacgaaaatatatattttttttttcagaataaaacaaatgaaaaagatgtgcatcatattttgacttccaaatcactattatcaagctgcagttccttttattttgaaagtcagtgacacaagttAAACCTTTGATTTGGTTTTCAAAAACAAACCTGTGCAGGTCTCTGGGACGGGTGTGAGGTTATGGCAGTGTGTcatgtgtgcgacccactgcGGGAGAGTGGTTAATTTAAAGAATAAGAACAGCAACTGAAAATGTCAGCcaactgggaaaacaatgacagtcaggagctccttaccgtctgagcagaggatgagatcagccgccatataacagggacactAATTGATTGTTATCGAGGAAGACCCCAAATAAATTTTTCCCCacagatggtttctgtcattacAGGTAGTTCTAATGAAGTTCAAGTGTTCGTTTTTCAGATACATTTGGTCATAACTTGTaatttgatgttaaaaaaaggGGTTTGACGTCATCAACGATAGCTGTGTGAGCCAATTGGCGTGCACAAAATCAGTGGTGCTGCTCGAGATTGGTCAGACGGttatattggcaggaactgtgGCTGTACCTGGGataatctgttttcatttttgtacaatgggaggaagtggagatgcgTCGTCTATGAGCCGGCCTCGTGGTCGTTcagagaactgcagtttttggcacttctatgttggcttcatttgtcAAAGGTTGACTCTTGGTCTttactctgtttctgtttttactacCTTATCTCACAGATGTCACTCGCCAGCGACAAGCTGTACAACGGATACTTGCGGCGGAATATGCCGACCATTGTGAGCAAGGTCAAAGTGAGAGAAATACTGAACCATCTACCGTGCTTGACGTCTCAAGACAGGGTGAGTTTCATTAGACACAAGGAGCTGGGGCTGGGGATACTCACTCACCAGCAACATTCAGTGTCCACCGGCCGGTCTGCTCCCAAAAACTGAGCTTCTCTGTCTTTGCTGTGACAGTAGCTTTGTTTAAGAGGTGGCAGTGACGTCACCagcgttgttttttttaattaattcatataattttaattaatcaaattttttaattaattaatttaatgtaattttttgaCTAAGGATACATGACTGTAACTGCAGGTCTAAACAGGTTAGGAGCTCTGTTATTAGTTGtgaccaaaactggatttttttaaagccaGTAATTATATTAACAATTGAGAGTCGAGAAATGATGATATCGACCAAAATTAcagatatttaacattttgacaAGAACGCTCAAATGTGGTTATTGTCTGGTGAAGTACTGAGAGATGAACTCTAAGGTTTATTATCACTGGTGACAGTAACAGCTCAGTCTGAGTAAAATCATCAGCACACTAACAACAAACTGATGATGACTCTGAttaataaatgtgtgttttttctatGAAATCTAATTTTAGGAAACCATTGAGGCAAAAAGAGAGACGTATGGGAACTATGACAGCATGGTGCTCCTGCTGGACTGtctgaagaggagagagaactGGCCGGAGCAGTTCATCAAAGCACTCGAGGCGTGTGAGCAGTCGACACTCGCAGCTGAGATCAGAGCAGAGTATGAAGCTCTGAAAGAGAACAACGGTAAGTCTGAAAGCCAAGTGCACAGTACTGTGTGTCATAGGGTAGAGTTTAATGCAGTTAGAGGACtgggattggttagggttagagtaAGAATGTTacggtaagccaatcagaggctgaGGAAGGCTGAAgaaggccccgatcacacaaaGTGTTTTGTGGGTTGCAAAACCTGAGGTGCACAACACACCTTTTGTTATTTAATTAAATGCTAccagtaaaaacaaacttttgttttatttgtcacaAAAACCTTCAGGGAAaaatctgctgtctgtctgttggtcCTGTTGTGTCTGACATCAGAGACTCCAgtaaatgataaatgatgaCTGTACAGTTAGTGTCAGCCGCCCCTCAGGAGCTTCAGTCATGTTCAGAATGGATTTAAATGACAACATTGTTTGCTTTGGCCTAGATTCATCCAACCCCAGCTCTCCTCCAACAACTGTCGTCAGGGCACACGTCCATCCAGCACCATCTGCCAGTCATCTGTCCGGCCCAGAGGGTGGTGCAAACAGTCAGGCTGCTGTTGCTCCACCAGCTGAAGTATCAGCTCCTCCAGACGCAGATGAAGCATCAGCTTCTCCAGAGCCGACTGAAGCATCAGCTCCTCCAGACACAGATGAAGCatcagctcctccagagccGACTGAAGCATCAGCTCCTCCAGACACAGATGAAGCATCAGCTCCTCCAGACGCAGATGAAGCatcagctcctccagagccGACTGAAGCATCAGCTCCTCCAGACGCAGATGAAGCATCAGCTCCTCCAGACGCAGATGAAGCatcagctcctccagagccGGCTGAAGCatcagctcctccagagccGGCTGAAGCatcagctcctccagagccagcTGCCCAGGCCTCACCCCCTGTGCAGCCACAAGCCCCCCAGAGCTCAGCAGCCCAAGTTCCTGAGGCTGTTTCCCCACCTGAGCCTGTCCCAGAGCCTCCACAGTCCACTCAGGCTGAAGTGGCACCTCCTCCATCAACACCTCCTCCTTCCCCTGCCGCCCCACACACTCAGCCCACTACACCCCCACCTCCTCAGAGGGAGACTAATTCTCACCAGGAGCTGGTGGAAAACTCTGAATCAGGCATCCAGGATGTCTCTGCTGATGATGTTGTGATCCCTGATCAGGTGAGCGCAGGAAACAGAGAGGTATCCATCAGCTCTGTGGACACTCCTCAACCATCCCGTCCTGTTGAGCAGTGTGAAACACACACTGCGTCCCCAGATCTTCTCCAAACAACAACCACCTCCACAGAGGTCAGTCCACCACAGAGTCCCTCTGCAGCTCAGATGAACTCTGATGTGACCGATGGATCCTCTTTCCTGACCCTGACCCCAGAGAGGCCTCCAGTCCAGGACAACAGCCCTTCTGGGGACATCAAACCCGCAGCTGTCCTGCAGCCTGAAGAGACATCTGAACCTCCTACTGCACAGGTGAAAACCTAAATATCATCATTTAAAAATTAACACGTGGAAACATGGTGCCCACTGCCCAACCCTCTGATCTCCACTCGTTAGCTAATGAtagccttggctgctctgcactgtccACACACAGGTTgggtgttagctagctagcggcACCCCTCATTGGACATTTACCACTGGTGATGCCTTCCCAGTGGCGAGAGTGTGTCACTACAGAAACATGGTGGCTGCCCTCTGGTCTCCACCCAGGTCACTCCGCTGAGTgagtggcttcattttgagctgcaaacccctttagcattgttaactaccAGTATGATGGTAAAGCTAGCCTTGGTGACACTGCTGCcggtgctaacagtgctaacagtgagGGTTAATGATGCTAAAGGGGGTTAGCGACTCATAATTGAGCAGTTTACTCACTGGGGTGACCTGGAGGAAGACCAGAGGGCGGGCAtagtgtttccacagcaatgctGTTGTGTCAGGGCGGCGTTACTGTCAGTGATCACCATATGAGCGGTGCCGTTAGCTCGCTCCCACCAGACCCAGTTGGTGCTCGGTGTAGTTAAGATAAGAACAGTAAAATCAACCTACAGACTGACGTGTAATCGACAGTTAACTGTTAAGTGGTTCACGGTTGACGTCCctagtttacattcatgtttgCTAGTTTGCGGCCTTCTCATGTCTCAGCTTTGCCGTcacatttcagtattttttgGTGCGTTATGGCTGCCAGCTGTCAATCAGTGGAACACTGTGAAACGTTTGGCATAGACTGAAAAAATACTGCACgaagctactgtgatgtcacctgttggtttgtggactccagtttTGAAGTCTTGAGgtcagcatttcagctgtcaccaTTTTGGTTTTTTAGAGgcagaagtgatcatatttgggcgagagggtgGCGCTGTAGAGGAGCGAGAGGGTGATCCGACTCATATGCCC
This window encodes:
- the LOC125900850 gene encoding histone-lysine N-methyltransferase 2D-like, which produces MSLASDKLYNGYLRRNMPTIVSKVKVREILNHLPCLTSQDRETIEAKRETYGNYDSMVLLLDCLKRRENWPEQFIKALEACEQSTLAAEIRAEYEALKENNDSSNPSSPPTTVVRAHVHPAPSASHLSGPEGGANSQAAVAPPAEVSAPPDADEASASPEPTEASAPPDTDEASAPPEPTEASAPPDTDEASAPPDADEASAPPEPTEASAPPDADEASAPPDADEASAPPEPAEASAPPEPAEASAPPEPAAQASPPVQPQAPQSSAAQVPEAVSPPEPVPEPPQSTQAEVAPPPSTPPPSPAAPHTQPTTPPPPQRETNSHQELVENSESGIQDVSADDVVIPDQVSAGNREVSISSVDTPQPSRPVEQCETHTASPDLLQTTTTSTEVSPPQSPSAAQMNSDVTDGSSFLTLTPERPPVQDNSPSGDIKPAAVLQPEETSEPPTAQVVESSPQTEAAATTSPPPGAAGMGAPLCDDSSVCLSTSGDSEHLEVNGAAPDAVTSAQLPACSTVSSTTVTTASAPPCQENGITLNHNELEENHYESLCPSLGTQAVLETVVRVSEEPSVLNLNGQSSTPQVQINGEAAKEMTSAPPLSNTTADTVLSVNTSCSENHHPSEPTPTDLSAEPKTLQDSEDKMACRTLTPNTKYILTAAGVGACALLMAWRFKH